The following coding sequences lie in one Musa acuminata AAA Group cultivar baxijiao chromosome BXJ1-8, Cavendish_Baxijiao_AAA, whole genome shotgun sequence genomic window:
- the LOC135580944 gene encoding uncharacterized protein LOC135580944 isoform X1: MEVDVKELNTKGKECVRLADGKNDADECNHFTIRGYVAGVRKRDARICWPLFMPDNESSDILANMLPPLHVSKFKRWSCLNCIHMINASADATGNADSTIVQHKDINIKKILLNDDTKRLCFHSKECENIIHGERLVSNSCNNVSRVKPSTALYCGKKENGSTTEDAAREGTQIFICEKFRSEENQDQTFKPAFAVAEGVELEARETQTRNIMVTQDKFDTIHLCDDVSPLVSVKPNRHSTNGVSDRVLIFGGTNLATYGNKDNVDGITAKGKIYVIPDGMPKECRNLVGVDLGILRDDALTATAANVTNYDFTGLDQSNNEASYGTLDLSDGVNCSQNQNSLLSSSHEKVNHKKARKLRLLEDILKSEELHVPKKVCAFKGDAETCEMMNNDDRCSVGTNFEAQTRNCKSNLASRNSEVTTANPVNGAEADQSKDEEVTLLHWLKKVSKKFVTDDFQNKKALGAKRSAEIMYMEKVGISPSTHNEKDANPLPKGSGVSKQKKCYSVEKENKVPQVKPSGRCLISQKENLISKIAMMKHVCPDNVYPKMRNMISAPGKLVRSCDKKANFNRRKKKASQVEDRNSLQINWSKKGVVKKRRTTKMHEKEALDDIPMDIVELLARNQHERSLTNAEIASKKHHELSIINGEIRSGNISCVSEYCGSKDTNALYKSNALANDTVHDVPTASCGEQNADHGTEAYNCAKYQKHILIDLNQQATEFPAVPAYDGHQSSTTHIPVVDPRKTHSLPSSCGRIRMQDFGSYQKDRVSAQSSAAGTHDMLSAPVKGRKYGISSGNNHAHCNYGKMVPYDSVFDRNQNTVVKTTDYQEPVMLTGSHILNAGGKSEQSTNRTTQPTTSCTVGGGNRCHSGGTGPMDLSNNDMISALHLLRLVDQAALTGTSWDINRVGIAQNSNLNFTNQSTQVPGVKNGVKIREAHQNSVATGYSDHNQNEGNFSRPHRPVPRVGVLGSLLQKEIMTRSNKCVAPLGCGARWSGELPSFFTEGIGRTDASSSANHTEYGDHSSQLSVTASTKTIVKAGDSPAHKFEMRQVRVSKNNELIQSVRHDCTTTNCIVNRNPADFSIPDEDNIYMRGFEDVSSKCPFPHKNPWYQTHHDGKKWQAMKLPVLKGP, encoded by the exons ATGGAAGTAGATGTAAAGGAGCTCAATACCAAAGGAAAAGAATGTGTTCGTTTGGCTGATGGCAAGAATGATGCAGATGAGTGCAACCATTTTACAATTCG TGGTTATGTTGCTGGTGTTCGGAAGAGGGATGCAAGGATTTGTTGGCCATTATTTATGCCCGACAATGAAAGTTCAGATATACTCGCCAACATGCTGCCACCACTGCATGTTTCTAAGTTCAAACGATGGAGTTGCCTGAACTGTATTCATATGATTAACGCTTCTGCAGATGCAACAGGAAATGCAGACTCTACAATTGTACAACACaaagatataaatataaaaaaaattcttttaaatgatgatacaaaaaGGTTATGTTTTCATTCTAAAGAATGTGAAAACATCATACATGGGGAGAGGCTAGTCTCAAATTCTTGTAACAATGTTAGTCGTGTCAAACCTAGCACTGCACTATATTGTGGCAAGAAAGAGAATGGATCTACAACAGAAGATGCAGCCAGAGAAG GTACACAAATATTTATATGTGAGAAATTTAGATCTGAAGAGAATCAAGATCAGACATTCAAACCTGCGTTCGCTGTGGCTGAAGGTGTGGAATTAGAAGCAAGAGAAACCCAGACAAGAAACATTATGGTTACTCAAGACAAATTTGATACTATTCATCTTTGTGATGATGTTTCTCCCCTGGTTTCTGTCAAACCAAATAGACATTCAACCAATGGAGTATCTGATAGAGTTCTGATTTTCGGAGGCACCAATCTTGCAACATATGGAAACAAAGATAATGTTGATGGGATTACTGCCAAAGGCAAAATATATGTAATACCTGATGGCATGCCCAAAGAATGTAGGAATCTGGTTGGTGTTGATCTTGGCATTCTAAGAGATGATGCACTAACTGCAACTGCAGCTAATGTCACCAATTATGATTTTACAGGCTTAGATCAGAGCAACAATGAAGCATCATATGGCACTCTAGATTTATCTGATGGTGTGAATTGTAGCCAAAATCAGAACAGTCTGTTGAGCAGTTCACATGAAAAAGTGAACCACAAAAAGGCTCGTAAGCTACGGTTGCTGGAGGATATTCTGAAAAGTGAAGAGTTACATGTACCTAAAAAAGTTTGTGCTTTCAAAGGAGATGCAGAAACATGTGAAATGATGAACAATGATGACCGATGTTCAGTTGGAACAAACTTTGAAGCTCAAACCAGAAATTGCAAAAGCAATCTTGCTAGCCGGAACTCTGAAGTGACAACTGCCAATCCTGttaatggtgcagaagctgatcaGAGCAAAGATGAGGAGGTTACTCTACTTCATTGGCTAAAGAAGGTTTCTAAGAAATTTGTCACTGATGACTTTCAAAACAAGAAGGCCCTTGGTGCAAAAAGATCTGCTGAAATCATGTACATGGAGAAAGTTGGTATATCTCCTAGTACACATAATGAGAAGGATGCAAATCCTCTTCCTAAAGGTTCTGGAGTAAGTAAACAGAAAAAATGTTATAGTGTTGAAAAGGAAAATAAGGTGCCTCAAGTTAAACCAAGTGGCCGTTGCCTCATATCACAAAAGGAAAATTTAATTTCTAAAATAGCAATGATGAAACATGTTTGTCCTGACAATGTTTATCCTAAAATGAGAAACATGATTTCTGCACCTGGGAAACTAGTTAGGAGTTGTGATAAAAAAGCCAACTTTAATAGAAGGAAGAAAAAGGCATCACAAGTTGAGGACAGAAATTCTTTGCAGATAAACTGGTCAAAG AAAGGAGTGGTAAAGAAACGAAGGACCACAAAGATGCATGAAAAAGAAGCTCTAGATGACATTCCAATGGATATTGTCGAACTCTTAGCTAGAAACCAGCATGAAAGAAGTCTGACGAATGCTGAGATTGCTAGCAAAAAGCATCATGAGTTGTCAATTATAAATGGTGAGATAAGGTCTGGAAATATTTCATGTGTATCTGAATATTGTGGAAGCAAGGATACAAATGCCCTGTATAAGAGCAATGCCCTGGCCAATGATACAGTACATGATGTTCCCACTGCCTCCTGTGGTGAACAGAATGCTGACCATGGTACAGAAGCCTACAATTGTGCTAAATATCAGAAGCATATCCTCATTGATCTGAACCAACAAGCTACAGAGTTTCCGGCAGTTCCAGCATATGATGGGCACCAATCCAGTACAACTCACATTCCTGTTGTTGATCCTAGGAAAACCCATTCTCTTCCAAGTTCTTGTGGCAGAATCAGGATGCAAGATTTCGGATCATATCAAAAAGATCGAGTTTCAGCTCAGAGTTCAGCTGCAGGTACCCATGACATGTTGTCAGCACCAGTAAAAGGTAGAAAATATGGAATCAGTTCTGGGAACAACCATGCTCATTGCAATTATGGAAAAATGGTACCTTATGATTCagtttttgatagaaatcagaacacaGTTGTTAAAACAACTGATTATCAGGAACCAGTGATGCTAACTGGTTCCCATATACTGAATGCGGGAGGAAAATCTGAGCAATCCACAAACAGGACAACTCAACCAACCACATCTTGCACTGTGGGAGGAGGAAACAGGTGCCATTCAGGAGGAACAGGGCCAATGGATTTGTCTAACAATGATATGATATCAGCATTACATTTGCTTAGGCTAGTTGATCAGGCAGCTCTGACAGGTACATCATGGGATATAAACCGTGTCGGAATTGCCCAAAATTCCAACTTAAATTTTACTAATCAATCCACTCAGGTGCCTGGTGTGAAAAATGGGGTCAAAATTAGAGAAGCCCATCAAAATTCAGTTGCAACTGGGTACTCTGATCATAATCAAAATGAGGGAAATTTCAGCAGACCTCACCGCCCAGTTCCTAGAGTAGGTGTTCTTGGGTCTTTGCTGCAAAAGGAAATCATGACTCGTTCAAACAAGTGTGTGGCACCACTGGGTTGTGGAGCTAGATGGTCTGGCGAACTTCCATCTTTCTTCACTGAAGGAATAGGGAGAACAGATGCCTCTTCTTCAGCTAACCATACTGAATATGGTGATCACAGTAGCCAACTCTCTGTGACTGCAAGTACCAAAACGATAGTAAAAGCTGGTGATTCTCCTGCACATAAGTTTGAGATGAGGCAGGTTCGAGTCAGCAAAAACAATGAGCTCATCCAATCTGTTAGACATGATTGCACAACTACAAACTGCATTGTCAACAGAAACCCTGCTGACTTCAGCATACCTGATGAAGACAACATCTACATGCGAGGGTTTGAAGATGTAAGCTCTAAATGTCCGTTCCCCCACAAAAATCCATGGTATCAAACTCATCATGATGGGAAGAAGTGGCAGGCGATGAAGCTTCCAGTTCTGAAGGGACCTTGA
- the LOC135580944 gene encoding uncharacterized protein LOC135580944 isoform X2 produces the protein MVCGYVAGVRKRDARICWPLFMPDNESSDILANMLPPLHVSKFKRWSCLNCIHMINASADATGNADSTIVQHKDINIKKILLNDDTKRLCFHSKECENIIHGERLVSNSCNNVSRVKPSTALYCGKKENGSTTEDAAREGTQIFICEKFRSEENQDQTFKPAFAVAEGVELEARETQTRNIMVTQDKFDTIHLCDDVSPLVSVKPNRHSTNGVSDRVLIFGGTNLATYGNKDNVDGITAKGKIYVIPDGMPKECRNLVGVDLGILRDDALTATAANVTNYDFTGLDQSNNEASYGTLDLSDGVNCSQNQNSLLSSSHEKVNHKKARKLRLLEDILKSEELHVPKKVCAFKGDAETCEMMNNDDRCSVGTNFEAQTRNCKSNLASRNSEVTTANPVNGAEADQSKDEEVTLLHWLKKVSKKFVTDDFQNKKALGAKRSAEIMYMEKVGISPSTHNEKDANPLPKGSGVSKQKKCYSVEKENKVPQVKPSGRCLISQKENLISKIAMMKHVCPDNVYPKMRNMISAPGKLVRSCDKKANFNRRKKKASQVEDRNSLQINWSKKGVVKKRRTTKMHEKEALDDIPMDIVELLARNQHERSLTNAEIASKKHHELSIINGEIRSGNISCVSEYCGSKDTNALYKSNALANDTVHDVPTASCGEQNADHGTEAYNCAKYQKHILIDLNQQATEFPAVPAYDGHQSSTTHIPVVDPRKTHSLPSSCGRIRMQDFGSYQKDRVSAQSSAAGTHDMLSAPVKGRKYGISSGNNHAHCNYGKMVPYDSVFDRNQNTVVKTTDYQEPVMLTGSHILNAGGKSEQSTNRTTQPTTSCTVGGGNRCHSGGTGPMDLSNNDMISALHLLRLVDQAALTGTSWDINRVGIAQNSNLNFTNQSTQVPGVKNGVKIREAHQNSVATGYSDHNQNEGNFSRPHRPVPRVGVLGSLLQKEIMTRSNKCVAPLGCGARWSGELPSFFTEGIGRTDASSSANHTEYGDHSSQLSVTASTKTIVKAGDSPAHKFEMRQVRVSKNNELIQSVRHDCTTTNCIVNRNPADFSIPDEDNIYMRGFEDVSSKCPFPHKNPWYQTHHDGKKWQAMKLPVLKGP, from the exons ATGGTTTG TGGTTATGTTGCTGGTGTTCGGAAGAGGGATGCAAGGATTTGTTGGCCATTATTTATGCCCGACAATGAAAGTTCAGATATACTCGCCAACATGCTGCCACCACTGCATGTTTCTAAGTTCAAACGATGGAGTTGCCTGAACTGTATTCATATGATTAACGCTTCTGCAGATGCAACAGGAAATGCAGACTCTACAATTGTACAACACaaagatataaatataaaaaaaattcttttaaatgatgatacaaaaaGGTTATGTTTTCATTCTAAAGAATGTGAAAACATCATACATGGGGAGAGGCTAGTCTCAAATTCTTGTAACAATGTTAGTCGTGTCAAACCTAGCACTGCACTATATTGTGGCAAGAAAGAGAATGGATCTACAACAGAAGATGCAGCCAGAGAAG GTACACAAATATTTATATGTGAGAAATTTAGATCTGAAGAGAATCAAGATCAGACATTCAAACCTGCGTTCGCTGTGGCTGAAGGTGTGGAATTAGAAGCAAGAGAAACCCAGACAAGAAACATTATGGTTACTCAAGACAAATTTGATACTATTCATCTTTGTGATGATGTTTCTCCCCTGGTTTCTGTCAAACCAAATAGACATTCAACCAATGGAGTATCTGATAGAGTTCTGATTTTCGGAGGCACCAATCTTGCAACATATGGAAACAAAGATAATGTTGATGGGATTACTGCCAAAGGCAAAATATATGTAATACCTGATGGCATGCCCAAAGAATGTAGGAATCTGGTTGGTGTTGATCTTGGCATTCTAAGAGATGATGCACTAACTGCAACTGCAGCTAATGTCACCAATTATGATTTTACAGGCTTAGATCAGAGCAACAATGAAGCATCATATGGCACTCTAGATTTATCTGATGGTGTGAATTGTAGCCAAAATCAGAACAGTCTGTTGAGCAGTTCACATGAAAAAGTGAACCACAAAAAGGCTCGTAAGCTACGGTTGCTGGAGGATATTCTGAAAAGTGAAGAGTTACATGTACCTAAAAAAGTTTGTGCTTTCAAAGGAGATGCAGAAACATGTGAAATGATGAACAATGATGACCGATGTTCAGTTGGAACAAACTTTGAAGCTCAAACCAGAAATTGCAAAAGCAATCTTGCTAGCCGGAACTCTGAAGTGACAACTGCCAATCCTGttaatggtgcagaagctgatcaGAGCAAAGATGAGGAGGTTACTCTACTTCATTGGCTAAAGAAGGTTTCTAAGAAATTTGTCACTGATGACTTTCAAAACAAGAAGGCCCTTGGTGCAAAAAGATCTGCTGAAATCATGTACATGGAGAAAGTTGGTATATCTCCTAGTACACATAATGAGAAGGATGCAAATCCTCTTCCTAAAGGTTCTGGAGTAAGTAAACAGAAAAAATGTTATAGTGTTGAAAAGGAAAATAAGGTGCCTCAAGTTAAACCAAGTGGCCGTTGCCTCATATCACAAAAGGAAAATTTAATTTCTAAAATAGCAATGATGAAACATGTTTGTCCTGACAATGTTTATCCTAAAATGAGAAACATGATTTCTGCACCTGGGAAACTAGTTAGGAGTTGTGATAAAAAAGCCAACTTTAATAGAAGGAAGAAAAAGGCATCACAAGTTGAGGACAGAAATTCTTTGCAGATAAACTGGTCAAAG AAAGGAGTGGTAAAGAAACGAAGGACCACAAAGATGCATGAAAAAGAAGCTCTAGATGACATTCCAATGGATATTGTCGAACTCTTAGCTAGAAACCAGCATGAAAGAAGTCTGACGAATGCTGAGATTGCTAGCAAAAAGCATCATGAGTTGTCAATTATAAATGGTGAGATAAGGTCTGGAAATATTTCATGTGTATCTGAATATTGTGGAAGCAAGGATACAAATGCCCTGTATAAGAGCAATGCCCTGGCCAATGATACAGTACATGATGTTCCCACTGCCTCCTGTGGTGAACAGAATGCTGACCATGGTACAGAAGCCTACAATTGTGCTAAATATCAGAAGCATATCCTCATTGATCTGAACCAACAAGCTACAGAGTTTCCGGCAGTTCCAGCATATGATGGGCACCAATCCAGTACAACTCACATTCCTGTTGTTGATCCTAGGAAAACCCATTCTCTTCCAAGTTCTTGTGGCAGAATCAGGATGCAAGATTTCGGATCATATCAAAAAGATCGAGTTTCAGCTCAGAGTTCAGCTGCAGGTACCCATGACATGTTGTCAGCACCAGTAAAAGGTAGAAAATATGGAATCAGTTCTGGGAACAACCATGCTCATTGCAATTATGGAAAAATGGTACCTTATGATTCagtttttgatagaaatcagaacacaGTTGTTAAAACAACTGATTATCAGGAACCAGTGATGCTAACTGGTTCCCATATACTGAATGCGGGAGGAAAATCTGAGCAATCCACAAACAGGACAACTCAACCAACCACATCTTGCACTGTGGGAGGAGGAAACAGGTGCCATTCAGGAGGAACAGGGCCAATGGATTTGTCTAACAATGATATGATATCAGCATTACATTTGCTTAGGCTAGTTGATCAGGCAGCTCTGACAGGTACATCATGGGATATAAACCGTGTCGGAATTGCCCAAAATTCCAACTTAAATTTTACTAATCAATCCACTCAGGTGCCTGGTGTGAAAAATGGGGTCAAAATTAGAGAAGCCCATCAAAATTCAGTTGCAACTGGGTACTCTGATCATAATCAAAATGAGGGAAATTTCAGCAGACCTCACCGCCCAGTTCCTAGAGTAGGTGTTCTTGGGTCTTTGCTGCAAAAGGAAATCATGACTCGTTCAAACAAGTGTGTGGCACCACTGGGTTGTGGAGCTAGATGGTCTGGCGAACTTCCATCTTTCTTCACTGAAGGAATAGGGAGAACAGATGCCTCTTCTTCAGCTAACCATACTGAATATGGTGATCACAGTAGCCAACTCTCTGTGACTGCAAGTACCAAAACGATAGTAAAAGCTGGTGATTCTCCTGCACATAAGTTTGAGATGAGGCAGGTTCGAGTCAGCAAAAACAATGAGCTCATCCAATCTGTTAGACATGATTGCACAACTACAAACTGCATTGTCAACAGAAACCCTGCTGACTTCAGCATACCTGATGAAGACAACATCTACATGCGAGGGTTTGAAGATGTAAGCTCTAAATGTCCGTTCCCCCACAAAAATCCATGGTATCAAACTCATCATGATGGGAAGAAGTGGCAGGCGATGAAGCTTCCAGTTCTGAAGGGACCTTGA
- the LOC103996118 gene encoding rac-like GTP-binding protein 2: MSATRFIKCVTVGDGAVGKTCMLICYTSNKFPTDYIPTVFDNFSANVSVDGSIVNLGLWDTAGQEDYSRLRPLSYRGADIFILAFSLISRASYENVLKKWMPELRRFAPKVPVILVGTKLDLRNDKAYLADHPAATTITAAQGEGLRKQIGAAAYIECSSKTQQNVKAVFDTAIKVVLQPSRRKEMAKKNKRNSGCLMANFVCGGACVA; the protein is encoded by the exons ATGAGTGCTACGAGGTTCATTAAATGTGTGACTGTCGGAGATGGGGCTGTGGGAAAGACCTGCATGCTCATCTGCTACACCAGCAACAAGTTCCCCACC GATTATATTCCTACTGTGTTTGACAACTTCAGTGCTAATGTCTCTGTGGATGGAAGCATTGTCAACTTAGGGTTGTGGGATACTGCAG GACAAGAAGACTATAGCAGATTGAGGCCTCTGAGTTATAGAGGAGCAGATATATTTATTCTGGCCTTCTCTCTAATTAGCAGGGCAAGCTATGAAAATGTTCTCAAGAAG TGGATGCCTGAACTCCGTCGCTTTGCACCCAAAGTTCCAGTTATTCTGGTTGGAACCAAGCtag ATCTTCGCAATGACAAAGCATATCTTGCTGATCATCCTGCTGCAACTACGATAACTGCAGCACAG GGAGAAGGGCTCAGGAAACAGATTGGTGCTGCAGCGTATATCGAGTGTAGCTCGAAAACCCAACAG AATGTCAAGGCTGTCTTCGATACTGCAATCAAGGTAGTTCTTCAACCTTCACGAAGGAAGGAGATggccaagaaaaataaaagaaactctGGTTGTCTAATGGC GAATTTTGTGTGTGGAGGCGCATGTGTCGCCTAG
- the LOC135589198 gene encoding protein SPEAR3-like isoform X1 yields MESKQSNGLGSGSGRTGSSRKGKKERSKQPQRGLGVAQLEEIRLQSQMDEYVSSLNPPFCSNLNMEHSRVEMAPSSSSPLSRSGSSSFALRPNMMVRFGDAEERGIIHYGEHWSRSQLDQRRSVSSPHCYVPPTLTLSLFEHNTESSIAQEDSAQKRNQHDPRLGSIGQSSDTNDAQELDLDLKLSL; encoded by the exons ATGGAAAGCAAACAGTCGAATGGATTAGGGTCGGGAAGCGGAAGAACTGGTTCCTCcaggaaggggaagaaggagcGGTCAAAGCAACCCCAGAGAGGACTCGGGGTGGCTCAACTGGAGGAGATCAGATTACAAAGTCAAATGGACGAATACGTTTCTTCGCTTAACCCCCCATTCTGCAGCAATCTCAACATG GAACACTCGAGAGTAGAAATGGCACCTTCATCATCATCTCCCTTGTCGCGGTCAGGATCTTCATCCTTTGCACTCCGTCCTAATATGATG GTGAGATTTGGAGATGCTGAAGAGAGAGGCATCATTCATTATGGCGAGCATTGGTCGAG ATCGCAATTAGATCAAAGGAGGAGTGTTTCTTCTCCCCACTGCTATGTGCCACCAACTTTGACACTGTCCCTCTTCGAACACAACACTGAG TCATCCATTGCACAGGAGGATTCGgcacagaagaggaatcagcatGATCCAAGATTAGGATCGATCGGTCAGAGTTCTGATACCAATGATGCGCAAGAACTAGACTTGGATCTTAAACTGTCACTCTGA
- the LOC135589198 gene encoding protein SPEAR3-like isoform X2: MESKQSNGLGSGSGRTGSSRKGKKERSKQPQRGLGVAQLEEIRLQSQMDEYVSSLNPPFCSNLNMEHSRVEMAPSSSSPLSRSGSSSFALRPNMMVRFGDAEERGIIHYGEHWSRSQLDQRRSVSSPHCYVPPTLTLSLFEHNTEEDSAQKRNQHDPRLGSIGQSSDTNDAQELDLDLKLSL; encoded by the exons ATGGAAAGCAAACAGTCGAATGGATTAGGGTCGGGAAGCGGAAGAACTGGTTCCTCcaggaaggggaagaaggagcGGTCAAAGCAACCCCAGAGAGGACTCGGGGTGGCTCAACTGGAGGAGATCAGATTACAAAGTCAAATGGACGAATACGTTTCTTCGCTTAACCCCCCATTCTGCAGCAATCTCAACATG GAACACTCGAGAGTAGAAATGGCACCTTCATCATCATCTCCCTTGTCGCGGTCAGGATCTTCATCCTTTGCACTCCGTCCTAATATGATG GTGAGATTTGGAGATGCTGAAGAGAGAGGCATCATTCATTATGGCGAGCATTGGTCGAG ATCGCAATTAGATCAAAGGAGGAGTGTTTCTTCTCCCCACTGCTATGTGCCACCAACTTTGACACTGTCCCTCTTCGAACACAACACTGAG GAGGATTCGgcacagaagaggaatcagcatGATCCAAGATTAGGATCGATCGGTCAGAGTTCTGATACCAATGATGCGCAAGAACTAGACTTGGATCTTAAACTGTCACTCTGA